The proteins below are encoded in one region of Paenisporosarcina cavernae:
- the fliR gene encoding flagellar biosynthetic protein FliR — protein sequence MDIVMPNVSVLLLVIARVSSFFVTLPLFSHRTIPAMHRIGFAVLIAWMMYFTMDVEAFEINGQYLLLVIKEVIVGLFIGLLAYIIMSAIQVAGSFIDFQMGFAIANIIDPQTGAQSPLLGQFFNTLALLLLLALDGHHLLLDGIFYSYQFIPMDSVWPAFDSSNFVEFIMKTFTAVFAIAFQMSVPIVATLFLVDVALGITARTVPQLNIFVIGFPIKIGVSFIVLIIMMAVMIAVIENLFEVMIVSMRDLMIILGGG from the coding sequence ATGGATATTGTGATGCCAAATGTATCCGTTTTGTTATTAGTAATTGCTCGCGTTTCTTCCTTTTTTGTCACGTTACCACTGTTTTCACATCGAACGATTCCAGCGATGCATCGAATTGGTTTTGCAGTACTTATTGCTTGGATGATGTACTTTACAATGGATGTCGAAGCTTTTGAAATAAATGGGCAATACTTATTACTCGTAATTAAGGAAGTAATTGTCGGTTTGTTTATCGGTCTATTAGCATATATCATCATGTCCGCTATTCAAGTTGCAGGATCATTTATTGATTTTCAAATGGGGTTTGCCATTGCCAATATTATCGATCCACAAACAGGTGCACAAAGCCCGTTACTTGGACAGTTTTTTAATACGTTAGCTTTGTTATTACTACTAGCGTTAGATGGTCATCATTTGTTGTTGGATGGTATATTTTACAGCTATCAATTCATCCCTATGGACTCTGTTTGGCCGGCATTCGATTCGTCTAATTTCGTTGAATTTATCATGAAAACATTTACTGCAGTATTTGCTATTGCATTTCAAATGTCTGTTCCAATAGTTGCTACACTATTCTTGGTAGATGTTGCGCTTGGAATTACTGCAAGAACCGTTCCACAATTGAACATTTTCGTTATCGGTTTTCCTATCAAAATAGGTGTAAGTTTTATTGTCTTAATTATTATGATGGCGGTTATGATCGCGGTTATCGAAAATTTGTTTGAAGTAATGATTGTAAGTATGCGAGATCTGATGATTATTTTAGGTGGTGGCTAA
- the flhA gene encoding flagellar biosynthesis protein FlhA, whose protein sequence is MQIRDIGVLSAVILIVAMLIIPLPGWALSFLIIINITLALMVLLTSMNMQEALQFSIFPSLLLLLTLFRLGLNVSTTRAILSEGQAGGVVETFGTFVVGGNILVGLVVFVILIIIQFIVITKGSERVSEVAARFTLDAMPGKQMSIDADLNAGMISEKEARERREKVGNEADFYGAMDGATKFVKGDAIAGIIIVIINLLVGMIIGVVQMGLPFSEAALLFSKLTVGDGIVSQIPALLISTATGIVVTRAASEGNLGGDITRQLLGQPKLLYVAASTIFLLGIATPITDILTIPIAATLAISAYIMSKKANETTEELEEYEEEITTDGMKSPENVVNLLNVDPIEFEFGYGLIPLVDTAQGGDLLDRVVMIRRQLALELGIVIPVVRIRDNIQLQPNEYRIKIKGNEMARGELLLDHYLAMSPGDDDSIEGIDTIEPSFGLPAKWITEPVKEDAEMLGYTVVDPPSVVSTHMTEIIRANAHELLGRQETKQLLDHVRETYPILVDEITPSPLSVGEIQKVLSKLLKEHVSVRNLPIIFETLADYAKLTSDVDILTEYVRQSLARQITSQYAGNEASLKVLTVSGKVEKVIADHIQQTEHGNYLSIDPNDSQSILESIAKEVDRVSLIDQTPVVLCSPAVRMYLRQMTERYFPQIPILSYNELESSIEVQSVGVVTVE, encoded by the coding sequence ATGCAAATTCGTGATATTGGTGTTTTATCGGCAGTTATTTTAATCGTTGCCATGCTGATTATTCCTCTCCCAGGATGGGCGTTAAGCTTTTTAATCATCATAAATATTACGTTAGCACTCATGGTGTTACTAACTTCAATGAACATGCAGGAAGCTTTACAGTTTTCGATTTTTCCATCGTTATTACTCTTGCTTACCTTATTTCGATTAGGGTTGAATGTTTCAACTACACGTGCAATTTTATCTGAGGGGCAAGCTGGTGGAGTAGTAGAGACGTTCGGAACGTTCGTTGTTGGTGGAAACATTTTAGTTGGTCTAGTAGTGTTCGTTATTCTGATCATTATTCAATTTATTGTTATTACAAAAGGTTCGGAACGTGTTTCGGAAGTCGCGGCTCGATTCACTCTCGATGCAATGCCAGGAAAGCAAATGAGTATTGATGCTGATTTAAATGCTGGAATGATTTCCGAAAAAGAAGCGCGTGAAAGACGAGAAAAAGTTGGAAATGAAGCGGATTTTTACGGTGCCATGGATGGTGCGACAAAGTTCGTAAAAGGGGACGCAATTGCTGGTATTATCATCGTTATTATTAACTTATTAGTTGGGATGATTATCGGGGTTGTTCAGATGGGCTTGCCGTTTTCTGAAGCTGCATTGCTTTTCTCAAAATTAACAGTCGGTGATGGAATCGTTTCTCAAATTCCTGCACTCTTAATTTCCACAGCAACAGGGATTGTTGTAACACGTGCTGCATCTGAAGGGAATTTAGGTGGAGATATTACCCGTCAATTGTTAGGTCAGCCCAAATTGCTATATGTAGCTGCTAGTACAATATTTCTACTAGGTATCGCAACACCTATTACCGATATCTTAACGATCCCAATCGCTGCAACATTAGCTATCAGTGCGTATATTATGTCGAAAAAAGCAAACGAAACGACAGAAGAGTTAGAAGAATATGAAGAAGAAATTACGACGGACGGCATGAAAAGTCCGGAAAATGTCGTTAATTTACTAAATGTTGATCCAATTGAATTTGAATTTGGATACGGCTTAATTCCGTTAGTAGATACTGCTCAAGGAGGCGACTTGTTAGATCGTGTCGTAATGATTCGTCGTCAGTTAGCCCTAGAGCTAGGAATTGTCATTCCTGTTGTACGAATTCGCGATAACATTCAACTGCAACCGAATGAATACCGGATTAAAATCAAAGGAAATGAAATGGCTCGAGGGGAATTGCTTCTCGATCATTATTTAGCAATGAGTCCGGGAGACGATGATTCCATCGAAGGTATCGATACGATTGAGCCATCGTTTGGATTGCCTGCAAAATGGATTACAGAACCCGTTAAAGAAGATGCCGAAATGCTTGGCTATACCGTAGTAGATCCACCTAGTGTCGTGTCCACGCATATGACGGAAATTATCCGAGCAAATGCGCACGAGTTATTAGGTAGACAAGAAACGAAACAATTGCTAGATCACGTACGTGAAACCTATCCGATCTTAGTTGATGAGATAACACCAAGTCCACTTTCCGTTGGAGAAATTCAAAAGGTATTGAGTAAATTATTAAAAGAGCACGTGTCTGTTCGAAATTTACCGATTATCTTTGAAACTCTCGCTGATTATGCAAAATTGACATCCGATGTCGATATATTAACGGAATACGTTCGACAGTCTCTAGCTCGTCAAATTACATCTCAATATGCTGGGAATGAAGCATCTCTAAAGGTATTAACTGTCTCTGGTAAAGTCGAAAAAGTTATTGCGGACCATATTCAACAAACAGAGCATGGTAACTATCTATCCATTGATCCGAATGATTCGCAATCCATCTTAGAATCGATTGCAAAAGAAGTCGATCGAGTTTCCTTAATCGATCAGACACCGGTAGTTCTATGTTCTCCAGCAGTAAGAATGTATTTACGGCAAATGACGGAACGATACTTTCCTCAAATTCCAATTTTATCGTATAACGAATTAGAATCTTCTATTGAAGTGCAAAGTGTAGGGGTGGTGACGGTAGAATGA
- the fliP gene encoding flagellar type III secretion system pore protein FliP (The bacterial flagellar biogenesis protein FliP forms a type III secretion system (T3SS)-type pore required for flagellar assembly.) codes for MNEFLQSFGENDPSTISTSIKLLLLLTVLSLAPAILILMTSFARIVIILSFVRTALATQQMPPNQVIIGLALFLTFFIMSPTLQQVNEEALTPLFDEEITLDEAYSRASGPFIEFMSKHTRQKDLDLFLSYNGAERPESIQDIPLTIMVPAFALSEIKTAFQIGFMIFIPFLVIDMIVASVLMSMGMMMLPPVMISLPFKILLFVLVDGWYLVMKSILQSF; via the coding sequence ATGAATGAGTTTTTACAATCTTTCGGAGAAAACGATCCTTCGACTATTTCAACTTCGATCAAGTTGCTCTTACTCTTAACGGTCTTGTCGTTAGCTCCAGCTATTTTAATATTAATGACATCGTTTGCTCGAATCGTCATTATCCTTTCTTTTGTTCGGACAGCATTGGCGACACAACAAATGCCACCGAACCAAGTAATTATTGGTCTGGCACTGTTTTTGACATTTTTTATCATGTCTCCAACATTGCAGCAAGTAAATGAAGAAGCTTTGACTCCTCTGTTTGATGAAGAAATAACATTGGACGAGGCGTATTCAAGAGCAAGTGGTCCATTTATTGAGTTTATGAGTAAACACACAAGACAAAAAGATTTGGATTTATTTTTAAGCTATAACGGAGCAGAACGTCCGGAGTCTATTCAAGATATTCCGTTAACGATTATGGTTCCAGCATTTGCATTAAGTGAGATCAAAACAGCGTTCCAAATCGGATTTATGATTTTCATCCCTTTTCTTGTAATCGATATGATTGTAGCAAGTGTCTTAATGTCGATGGGGATGATGATGTTACCACCAGTAATGATTTCATTGCCATTTAAGATTTTATTATTCGTGTTAGTGGATGGATGGTATTTAGTAATGAAGTCGATACTTCAAAGTTTTTAG
- the fliQ gene encoding flagellar biosynthesis protein FliQ: protein MTGEMVISIAERAIWVILYVSGPLLLIALITGLLVSIFQATTQIQEQTLAFVPKIIAVLVGIIFFGPYMLTQLISYSKDIFENLVRYIG, encoded by the coding sequence ATGACAGGTGAAATGGTTATTTCTATAGCAGAACGTGCAATTTGGGTCATCCTGTATGTCTCTGGACCCTTGCTGTTAATTGCGTTGATAACGGGGCTTTTAGTGAGTATTTTCCAAGCGACGACGCAAATTCAGGAACAGACATTAGCCTTTGTTCCGAAAATCATAGCCGTTTTGGTCGGCATCATCTTTTTTGGCCCTTATATGCTTACGCAATTGATTAGCTATTCAAAAGATATTTTTGAAAATTTAGTAAGGTATATCGGGTAA
- a CDS encoding flagellar biosynthetic protein FliO produces the protein MSFGVIAILVLVLNSTFVNVTFAEGNETVNDCIQNPDECNSPDSPAAEPSSDPAAVSLSAWDYIKMVLALLFVVALLYIVLRWINRNNRSYQRNQLVQNLGGVSIGQQKSVQVIQVGKSLLVVGVGEDISMLKEIKDEEEKATILQSFDEKQDFSTPIPYISELIQKIPFRSATNHQNETNSPQFGAMLHKRLDEIKKKRKDSLSSMESSRKEKDDQ, from the coding sequence ATTCTAGTTTTAGTTTTGAATAGTACATTTGTGAATGTAACCTTCGCTGAAGGGAATGAAACAGTAAATGACTGTATACAAAATCCAGATGAGTGTAATTCACCAGACTCCCCAGCTGCCGAACCGAGTTCCGATCCGGCAGCTGTAAGTTTGTCTGCGTGGGATTACATCAAAATGGTATTAGCACTTTTATTTGTTGTTGCTTTACTCTATATTGTCCTACGCTGGATCAATCGCAATAATCGTTCATACCAACGAAACCAACTTGTTCAAAATCTTGGCGGAGTGTCGATAGGTCAACAAAAATCCGTACAAGTTATACAAGTAGGAAAATCATTATTGGTTGTTGGCGTTGGAGAAGATATTTCGATGTTAAAAGAAATCAAAGATGAAGAAGAAAAAGCGACGATTTTGCAGTCTTTTGATGAGAAACAAGACTTTTCGACGCCTATTCCGTATATTTCTGAGTTGATTCAAAAAATTCCTTTTCGTTCTGCGACTAATCATCAGAATGAAACCAATTCACCGCAATTCGGTGCAATGTTACATAAACGACTAGATGAAATTAAGAAAAAACGTAAAGATTCCTTATCTAGCATGGAGAGCTCCCGAAAGGAGAAGGATGATCAATGA
- the flhB gene encoding flagellar biosynthesis protein FlhB, producing the protein MFLLQVDLQFFAGEKTEKATPKKRQDSRKKGQVLKSQDVTSALVLFSVFLFLWFGAGFMREPIFAFFYQTFQQYILMEDLSVETVMLIYSDLLKEMAIVVLPIMAIAVIAGIAGNFFQFGLLFTAEPLKLDLKKLDPIKGFKRIFSLRAIVELLKSVLKISLIGTVTFIILWMNIDQVLALSFKSPWDTLSTVALLTVYMGLGASIVLLGISILDYFYQKYDYEKNLKMSKQDIKDEHKNTEGDPMIKSRIKQRQREMAMRRMMQEVPKADVVITNPTHYAIALKYEDGKMDAPVVIAKGADFVAQKIKLIAKENDVVMVENRDLARGMYDQVEIGDRIPEEFFRAVAEVLAYVYRIKQKI; encoded by the coding sequence ATGTTTTTGCTTCAAGTTGATTTGCAATTCTTCGCAGGAGAAAAGACAGAAAAAGCGACTCCGAAAAAACGTCAGGACTCACGAAAAAAGGGACAAGTATTAAAGAGTCAAGATGTTACAAGTGCTTTAGTTTTGTTTTCCGTCTTTCTCTTTTTATGGTTTGGCGCTGGATTTATGAGAGAGCCGATTTTTGCGTTTTTCTATCAAACGTTTCAACAATACATATTAATGGAAGATTTGTCGGTGGAAACCGTCATGTTAATATATTCAGATTTATTAAAAGAAATGGCGATTGTTGTCTTACCGATTATGGCAATTGCTGTTATTGCAGGTATCGCAGGTAATTTCTTTCAATTTGGATTACTTTTCACGGCAGAACCTTTAAAGCTTGACTTGAAAAAGTTAGATCCGATAAAAGGGTTTAAGCGGATTTTCTCCTTACGTGCAATAGTTGAATTATTAAAATCTGTCTTAAAGATTTCGTTGATTGGCACAGTAACTTTCATTATATTATGGATGAACATTGACCAGGTTTTGGCCTTGTCGTTTAAGAGTCCTTGGGACACATTATCCACTGTTGCGTTATTAACGGTCTACATGGGACTGGGAGCATCCATCGTATTATTAGGGATCTCCATACTAGATTATTTTTATCAGAAATATGACTATGAAAAAAACTTAAAAATGTCGAAACAAGACATTAAAGATGAACATAAAAATACAGAAGGTGATCCGATGATTAAATCTCGGATTAAGCAACGACAACGTGAAATGGCAATGCGTCGGATGATGCAAGAAGTTCCTAAAGCAGATGTGGTCATCACGAACCCAACCCATTATGCGATCGCTTTAAAATATGAAGACGGCAAAATGGATGCTCCAGTTGTAATTGCGAAGGGTGCAGATTTTGTCGCTCAAAAGATAAAATTGATTGCGAAAGAAAACGATGTTGTCATGGTAGAGAACAGAGATCTTGCACGTGGAATGTACGACCAAGTAGAAATTGGCGACAGAATTCCAGAGGAATTTTTCCGAGCTGTCGCAGAAGTACTGGCGTATGTGTATCGGATCAAGCAGAAAATTTAG
- a CDS encoding protein-glutamate methylesterase/protein-glutamine glutaminase translates to MAPTPIRLLIVDDSAFMRKIISDFFQDTQDIKVVGTARNGKDAIAKISTLQPTVLTMDVEMPEMDGMEALKVIMQRTPLPVIMLSSSTKSGAENTMLAMEYGAVDFIAKPSGTISLDLHKVRDELIEKIRSASTISMSKLKQTKEISTESKVTLPKRINNPILPVGDKIILIGTSTGGPRALQQVITTLPANIAAPILVVQHMPAGFTKSLANRLDQLSAVRVKEAENGDVLEDGTVYIAPGGFHLELSKHQQRFIASVSNEKPPRASHRPSVDVLFESASQFPEVAKIVAIMTGMGSDGTIGLRALKEKGQVIAIAESSESCIVYGMPKAAVESGNVDAICHLEDISSVLVRSLNERGAL, encoded by the coding sequence ATGGCTCCAACACCAATTCGGTTATTAATCGTGGATGACTCTGCTTTTATGCGGAAAATTATTTCTGACTTCTTCCAAGATACACAAGATATTAAAGTGGTAGGTACAGCTCGAAATGGTAAAGACGCAATCGCGAAGATCTCCACACTACAACCTACCGTTTTAACAATGGATGTGGAAATGCCGGAAATGGACGGTATGGAAGCGTTAAAAGTCATTATGCAACGTACGCCACTTCCCGTGATCATGCTTTCTAGCTCTACGAAGAGCGGAGCAGAAAATACGATGCTCGCAATGGAATATGGGGCAGTGGATTTCATTGCAAAACCAAGTGGAACTATTTCGCTCGACTTACATAAAGTGAGGGACGAGCTCATCGAAAAAATTCGTTCTGCTTCGACGATTTCGATGTCAAAATTAAAACAAACGAAAGAAATTTCTACTGAATCAAAAGTTACACTTCCAAAAAGAATAAATAATCCGATATTACCTGTAGGAGACAAGATTATTTTGATCGGCACTTCTACTGGAGGTCCAAGAGCATTACAACAAGTGATCACAACGCTACCTGCTAATATTGCTGCGCCTATCCTAGTTGTACAGCACATGCCCGCAGGGTTTACGAAGTCACTTGCTAATCGATTAGATCAACTTTCTGCTGTTCGAGTAAAAGAAGCCGAGAATGGCGATGTGTTAGAAGATGGGACTGTGTATATTGCGCCTGGAGGATTTCATCTTGAACTTTCGAAGCATCAGCAACGCTTCATAGCAAGTGTATCGAATGAGAAACCACCAAGAGCGAGTCATCGCCCGTCGGTGGATGTGTTGTTTGAATCTGCGAGTCAATTTCCTGAAGTAGCCAAAATAGTGGCGATAATGACGGGAATGGGATCAGATGGAACCATTGGTTTACGAGCTCTAAAAGAGAAAGGACAAGTTATTGCTATAGCAGAATCATCAGAATCATGTATTGTGTATGGCATGCCAAAAGCGGCAGTAGAGTCGGGTAATGTCGATGCAATCTGTCATCTGGAGGACATTTCTTCTGTTTTAGTAAGAAGCTTGAACGAAAGGGGGGCCCTCTAA
- a CDS encoding MinD/ParA family protein yields MHDQAEKLRLHMLKSQGKIAKSIAIVSGKGGVGKSNFSMNFACMLGELKKKVVIVDMDLGMGNIHILLGKSVPRNLKDYLEGKATLEEVMFDGPNGIQYISGGSGLNGVVEWTDEMYERLIVAFEALQQQTDFILFDMGAGATNKTLDLIVAVDEVIVISTAEPTSITDAYSMMKYIYYKDASKDFYLVCNRAFTPEEGKETTTRLSFAMKKFLEKEVVILGSLPEDDVVRKAVREQIPFSIRYPEASITRSLKLIATKFVQNEFVEEPESEGSSSNFIQKLRGIFSRGRSE; encoded by the coding sequence ATGCATGATCAAGCGGAGAAATTGCGCCTCCATATGTTGAAAAGCCAAGGGAAAATTGCTAAATCCATTGCGATAGTGAGCGGAAAAGGTGGAGTTGGGAAAAGTAATTTCTCCATGAACTTTGCTTGTATGCTTGGAGAATTAAAGAAAAAAGTAGTCATCGTGGACATGGATCTAGGGATGGGGAATATTCATATTCTTCTCGGAAAATCTGTGCCTCGCAACTTAAAAGATTATTTAGAGGGTAAAGCCACTCTCGAAGAAGTAATGTTCGATGGTCCAAATGGAATCCAATATATTTCCGGGGGATCAGGTTTAAATGGAGTAGTCGAATGGACAGATGAGATGTATGAACGTCTTATCGTGGCATTTGAAGCATTGCAGCAACAAACTGATTTTATTTTGTTTGATATGGGAGCAGGTGCCACGAACAAAACGTTGGATTTAATCGTTGCAGTAGACGAAGTAATTGTCATTTCAACAGCAGAACCTACTTCCATTACGGATGCTTATTCCATGATGAAATATATTTATTATAAAGATGCATCAAAAGATTTTTATTTAGTATGTAACCGAGCGTTCACTCCAGAAGAAGGTAAAGAAACAACTACTCGTCTTTCTTTTGCGATGAAAAAGTTTCTAGAGAAAGAGGTCGTAATTTTAGGTTCTTTACCTGAAGATGATGTTGTGCGCAAAGCGGTTCGAGAACAAATTCCATTTAGCATTCGGTACCCAGAGGCATCCATCACTCGTTCGCTAAAGCTTATTGCCACCAAATTTGTGCAAAACGAGTTTGTGGAAGAACCTGAATCGGAAGGATCATCATCGAACTTTATACAAAAACTACGCGGCATATTTTCACGAGGGAGGTCAGAATAA
- the flhF gene encoding flagellar biosynthesis protein FlhF, whose amino-acid sequence MRMKKITAKSMPDAMTKVRAELGEDAVILNSKVVYTNGILGLFKKKQIEVVAGLEEVSVLQSSKLNAEKPVSHPVTTSVSPELKQELSELKNMMKELKRPHVSHFPDDIESQLNYLRNQDVNEELVTEIGDELFEHKKATGEVLDAPTFLSITSRVLKEKLQDLPFGGLSYRKKYINILGPTGVGKTTTIAKMAARAVLEKKKKIGFITTDTYRIAAIEQLKTYANLLQAPVEVVYNKEDFEQANRNYLDVDLVFIDTAGRNYLESKFVEEMKNLLHFNDSVASFLVLSSTSKERDMRAIIEQFSTIPIDQFIMTKVDETSSIGAIINILIEQQKGLAYLTDGQEVPEDITEATVDGLIKMLLKEYSYA is encoded by the coding sequence ATGAGAATGAAAAAAATTACAGCTAAGTCAATGCCAGATGCTATGACGAAAGTGAGAGCGGAATTAGGCGAAGATGCGGTTATTTTAAATTCAAAAGTAGTTTATACAAATGGCATACTAGGGTTATTTAAAAAGAAGCAAATTGAAGTAGTTGCAGGATTAGAAGAAGTGTCGGTTCTCCAGTCGTCCAAATTAAACGCAGAAAAACCCGTTTCGCATCCGGTCACTACTTCTGTTTCGCCGGAACTGAAGCAAGAGCTTTCTGAATTGAAAAATATGATGAAAGAATTGAAACGGCCACACGTGAGTCATTTTCCAGACGATATTGAATCACAGCTGAATTATCTACGCAATCAAGATGTAAACGAAGAGCTTGTCACGGAGATTGGTGATGAGCTTTTTGAGCATAAAAAAGCAACCGGAGAAGTACTCGACGCACCAACGTTTCTATCGATCACTAGCCGTGTTTTGAAAGAGAAATTGCAAGATTTGCCATTTGGTGGGCTTTCTTACCGGAAAAAATATATCAACATTTTAGGTCCAACAGGTGTTGGTAAAACAACGACAATTGCAAAAATGGCAGCACGTGCGGTTCTTGAAAAGAAAAAGAAAATAGGATTTATTACAACAGATACGTATCGAATTGCTGCGATTGAACAATTAAAAACGTATGCTAATTTGCTTCAGGCACCAGTTGAAGTGGTGTATAACAAAGAAGACTTTGAACAAGCCAATCGCAATTACTTGGATGTTGACTTAGTTTTCATTGACACAGCTGGCCGCAATTATTTAGAAAGTAAATTTGTGGAAGAAATGAAAAATTTGCTGCACTTTAATGACAGTGTCGCATCTTTCTTAGTACTTTCAAGTACATCTAAAGAGAGAGACATGCGTGCCATTATCGAGCAATTTTCCACTATTCCAATCGATCAATTCATTATGACGAAAGTAGATGAAACAAGCTCAATCGGTGCAATTATCAATATTTTGATCGAACAACAAAAAGGTTTAGCCTATTTAACTGATGGACAAGAAGTTCCCGAGGACATTACGGAAGCAACAGTAGACGGTTTGATAAAAATGCTATTAAAGGAGTATTCCTATGCATGA